Proteins found in one Miscanthus floridulus cultivar M001 chromosome 4, ASM1932011v1, whole genome shotgun sequence genomic segment:
- the LOC136550933 gene encoding pentatricopeptide repeat-containing protein At3g62890-like, producing the protein MAGAVAASMQFGTPPPSPAARRAPTFHADPAADARQLLGALLPPRPALHHVLQAHARLAVLGLATARALPQLLAALPRLPLAAAAASSHSYPLSLFRCASCASAFASNHLLRVLPHPLPLHLFPRLPRRNPHSFTFLLASLSNHLDADPAAAGSVSSRFMGTHVHALAVKAGAAGDLYMRNALIHFYGVCGDVAAMRKVFDELPLVRDVVTWNAVLAGYVRAGMVGVAREVFNGMPVRDEVSWSTVVGGYVKEGELEVALGVFKNMVVQGVKANEAAIVTALSAAAQLGLLEQGKFVHEVVKRAGMAMSVNLGAALVDMYSKCGSVAAAKEVFDAMPRRDVFAWNSMICGLATHGLGHDAVQLFEKFVSEGFCPTSITFVGVLNACSRTGLVDEGRWYFKLMAEKYGIEPEMEHYGCMVDLLSRAGLVQDAIELIEGMRIPPDPVLWGTVLSACKRHGLVDLGITVGNKLIELDPAHDGHYVLLASIYAKAKKWDEVRKVRKLMSNRGTSKSAGWSLMEAHGIVHKFLVGDMDHKDSVHIYNMLCMIDRRLAEAGYVPDVSSVLHDIGDEEKVHAIKVHSERLAIAYGFIVVEAGSPIRIVKNLSVCGDCHEFSKMVTKVFGREIVVRDGSRFHHMKDGKCSCHDYW; encoded by the coding sequence ATGGCTGGTGCCGTCGCCGCCTCCATGCAGTTCGGAACGCCACCGCCTTCTCCGGCCGCTCGGCGCGCCCCCACCTTCCACGCCGACCCCGCCGCCGACGCGAGGCAGCTCCTCGGCGCGCTCCTGCCGCCGCGCCCTGCGCTCCACCACGTCCTGCAGGCCCACGCCCGCCTCGCCGTTCTCGGCCTCGCTACCGCGCGCGCCCTCCCGCAGCTCCTCGCGGCCCTTCCGCGCCtcccgctcgccgccgccgccgcctcctcccacTCCTACCCGCTCTCCCTGTTCCGTTGCGCCAGCTGCGCCTCCGCCTTCGCGTCGAACCACCTCCTCCGCGTGCTCCCGCACCCGCTCCCGCTCCACCTCTTCCCGCGCCTCCCACGCCGCAACCCCCACTCCTTCACTTTCCTCCTCGCTTCCCTCTCCAACCACCTAGACGCCGACCCTGCCGCTGCAGGCTCCGTCTCCTCCCGCTTCATGGGCACCCACGTGCACGCGCTGGCCGTGAAGGCTGGCGCCGCGGGCGACCTCTACATGCGTAACGCGCTGATCCATTTTTACGGCGTCTGCGGAGACGTGGCGGCGATGCGGAAGGTGTTCGACGAGCTGCCGCTTGTGCGGGACGTCGTGACGTGGAATGCCGTCCTCGCTGGTTACGTGCGAGCGGGCATGGTGGGGGTTGCGCGGGAGGTGTTCAACGGAATGCCGGTGAGGGATGAGGTTTCTTGGAGTACGGTGGTAGGAGGTTATGTGAAGGAAGGGGAGCTGGAGGTCGCGCTAGGAGTGTTTAAGAATATGGTGGTGCAGGGGGTGAAGGCAAATGAAGCGGCAATAGTTACGGCACTGTCAGCAGCTGCACAGCTGGGGCTGCTTGAGCAGGGGAAGTTTGTGCATGAAGTGGTCAAGAGAGCAGGAATGGCAATGAGTGTGAACTTAGGTGCTGCACTGGTTGATATGTATTCCAAGTGTGGAAGTGTGGCAGCGGCGAAGGAAGTTTTTGATGCCATGCCCAGGAgggatgtgtttgcttggaactCCATGATCTGCGGGCTTGCTACCCATGGATTGGGGCATGACGCAGTCCAGCTCTTTGAGAAGTTTGTCAGTGAGGGGTTTTGCCCTACAAGCATCACATTTGTGGGGGTGCTAAATGCCTGCAGCCGTACTGGCCTTGTTGATGAAGGGCGGTGGTATTTCAAGCTGATGGCAGAGAAATATGGTATTGAGCCAGAGATGGAGCATTATGGATGCATGGTTGATCTTCTGAGTCGTGCTGGTCTTGTTCAGGATGCCATTGAATTGATCGAAGGGATGCGCATCCCTCCTGACCCGGTTCTCTGGGGCACAGTACTCTCTGCTTGCAAGAGACACGGCCTCGTGGACTTGGGCATTACTGTTGGTAATAAACTAATTGAACTGGATCCAGCTCATGATGGACACTATGTCCTCCTTGCAAGTATATACGCAAAAGCAAAGAAATGGGATGAAGTCAGGAAAGTTAGGAAATTAATGTCTAACCGTGGCACTAGCAAGTCAGCTGGTTGGAGCTTGATGGAGGCACATGGAATTGTGCACAAGTTTCTAGTAGGGGACATGGATCACAAGGATTCTGTACATATATATAACATGCTTTGCATGATTGACAGAAGGTTGGCTGAGGCAGGCTATGTACCAGACGTGTCATCAGTCTTGCATGACATCGGGGATGAAGAGAAGGTTCATGCGATTAAGGTGCACAGCGAACGGCTTGCAATTgcttatgggttcattgttgttgaAGCTGGCAGCCCAATCCGTATTGTCAAGAACCTTAGTGTGTGTGGCGATTGTCACGAATTCAGTAAGATGGTGACAAAGGTTTTTGGCAGGGAAATTGTAGTGAGGGATGGTAGTAGGTTTCATCATATGAAAGATGGAAAGTGTTCTTGCCATGATTATTGGTGA